Sequence from the Magallana gigas chromosome 4, xbMagGiga1.1, whole genome shotgun sequence genome:
ttatttagaaaatgtttataaagCCTTGTTACAACGAGAAAGAATcgagaaaattaaatttagctCAAATCGTTACCATGCTCCTACGATTGATGTGCTATGGAACActtgtcgatattaatgtggataaaagtacatgataatcaaaatactttcacctcttttgaatttttaaattttcacagaCTTCAGACATCCTCCCTGGGTAGCCAGGTGGAGGGGTCCCAGGCCGGCATTGTCCTCATGACACAGGTCATgatgacatacatgtagctgtaTAAGATACaaggcagaaaaaatacttcaaGTTCTTTTACTTGATATAATTTGGTGAGTTATCATTAAGTATTAGTGGTCACCAGTTGAATAGATGTGTTGTTATACAGACATCAAACTTGAAGATATTAAAATGGTCAGTCGCTCACAagtgtttttaagttattcttTTTAATCTCGTTAAAATCATGAAACACAGTCATAATCTCATCTACCAGTacttaaaaatgtgaatagaTAGAATTTGCACTGTCTGTATAAATTGTGTGAGATGATATCATTTAACCAAAAAGGTCTAAGACTATTGTTAATCTGCTTTTGTGCAtgcataaattttcaaaatgtaactGTACAGCTATATTTAGTTCAAGCTTAACATGTTTCCATACCTTTTGTGTTGAGATGAGAGTTTGAGCGACCTCTACATGGTCTGATTTAATGGCGTCCATCAGCGGTGTACTTCCTGAGCTGTCAGTGGTGTCCTCAGTAAACGGCCCGACGCTTAGCAGGAAAGTCACCACGGAGTGGCAGCCATGTAGAGCTGGAATATACAACCGAGTAAGTGTACCCCACTACAGAGCTAAAGCTAAAATACATAGAGTACAGAAAAAGGAAAAACACAATATAGAGGGCACCCATGTAGAGCTGGAATATACAACACATATAGTAGATTTAGCCCATTACAGAGCTAGTTACACATAGAGTAGAGAAAGACACTATAAGGTGGCAACcatgtcattttaaaacaaatcataaatGCATTCATGTTTTATAGCATTTACGTCATTAGTCTCAGAGTACACATTTCGCTTTAATCAATtgttacaagtacatgtactggtatatataatttgaaaaatgaacttGTGATAGGGATAATTCACAAATAACCTTGTTGAAGTGTATGActtagcattttatttttattgacctgCTGTATGTAGCGGGGTCCTCCCATTCTTGCTGGCAGTGTTCATCACAGTGTTGTTATGATCATACAGAAGGTGGACAATACCCAGGTGTCCTTccctgaaaacaaatatattttttatgaaaaaattatggtaaaataaaaagagaCTGCTACAGTGGTCTACTGGTCCGAGagctacagtaccgatcagacccacactaacagaaagtaaaccccaactaaacccagGGTTTGCTCTGTGGGTTTACTCCAAGTTTaatagagtggacccagagtgtacacagagagtaaaccccgatcagaaatatacccctgaaagcagacgcttcATGTGTATTtagaatatacaaggggcaggaattacaggcagttaGATGGTAAAATAAAAGATGGGTCTGCTTCAATCACACTTTAGCGCTTAAAGTTGACCCTAAAAGCAATTCCCgtgtaaacccaaagtaaacccgtAGTGGACCCAAATTTCCATGAAGCTTAATTCAGGTTAGTCAATTGTGCTGGAGATAGTTAGATTGATTCCTGACCTTGACAGACCTAATTTGTAGATGGATAGCAACTACATTGTATTCCTTCTTATTTAAGGCActcagagtaaaaaaaaaacaatttaaagatgCGAAGCTCTCCCCGGAGTTTTTTAAATGGTGGGCAATTGGCCCTGAGAGTCAAGTATACATGGGTTTACAAATGTAATTCTAAAGACCTTCACCCGCAGTTAGTAATATATCAAAACTAATGGGAGAACAAAATGCAATCAATCCAATCTGAAAGTAAAATGATCTGTTATATATGGGAACTTAGAAGGTCAACATTTCACAGAggaactacatgtagtatgagcTACAAACCTGCATGCAATGTGGAATGGGGTCCATCCATCTTTGTTCTTCAGCGATACATTCGCACCAGACTTCACAAGTTCTTGGATAACCTCAATACTGTCCTTTGTGCAGGCCAGCATTAGAGGTGTCCTGTAATAATATAATCTCAATCTGTATAACTACTTGTACATTGGGTTGGGTATACATTGTTCATTTCATCAGATGTGTATGGCAATGCTTATCTACCATTCCCTAGTATCCTACATATCaacaattgaataaatttaaagttgGTTAAAGTTATTACAGGAAAAAAATGATAGAGTTTATTTGCCAATCTTGGACTCATTCCATGGGAGTACACATTTACTGTCTACAATTACTCTAAAATCATTGAATAGTCAATCACATTGGTTCCTAGTCACCATGGAAATGAGTATCAGCCACAATTTTCCATGATTTTTCACTAAACAATCATCATAGTTACTGGACTCTGACTCACTCGTTACCATGGTCTCTGGGTTTACACTCACCAATCACTGAATCAGCCCCCTTTAGGCTGTCCACCTGCGCCCCGAACTGGAGTAATATCTGGACGCATTCCACATCGGCACCGGAGAGTAACAGATGCTCCACGAGAGTCGCATGGCCACATCTTGCAGCAATGTGCAGGGCAGTGTCTCCTGATTTTTTGTACGACGTATTCAGCGGAATTTCTGAgtttttaaagtaatgtaaGTCATCATGTTGAGCTGCTTCTGTACCTACCATTTTCCCGGTTTGTCATCTAGAGAATTTGTACCTACATATTATAGGTTGCACACCactattaaattttactttaaattacgcaactttagatacgggtagcgagtttaaaacaaacttctgggaaaattcttctttacaacttttttttGGTGCGAGAAAAGGTGGGGggcagcacccccccccccctactacGTGCCTGCTCTTTTGGAATAAagtgcaggcacgtagcatcgtttttgaaagtgggggggggggcagactcatccaaaaattcttgacaagccaacaaaaaaaaggaaaattttaagtttcaCAAAAAAGGTGCCTATAGCCTATAGCATGTCAGGATGTTGTTTGATCAGCACATGAAAGATTAACgatctaatatatatatatatatatatatatatatatatatatatatatatatatatatatatatatatatatatatatatatatatatatatatatatataaagactaACTGACGAAATAACTTATGAGTGAGCATtcacaatctaattaaaattagatccttcacgctCCTGTCAAATACGGTTgcgtgaaggatctaattttaattagattgcggcacgtagcatcgtttttgaaagtgtgtgtttgtgtgtgttggggggggggggcagcagactcatccaaaaaaaagccaaaaaaggggggggaataaaaaaaaaagggggggatGTTACCAAAATCCTGATAATCCTAATACGTTGGGGGGGGGATACTGTTCACTTCaatctttattttcaatttaatttctacAGGGTCAcagaaaagtggggggccaactccatgtaaattcaattttttgaatgtaaatttaagaaaaatctttgctgcgtgAAAAAgtggctgcccccccccccccccctgatgctacgtgcctgctatTGATCATACTTAGCTGTTTCCTGCATCccctctaccccccccccccacacccccgatgctacgtgcctggattGGGGCATTCATAACTAACGTTATATGTTGCAAcatttactggtacatgtatcaaatatagTATTGCAAGACTCagattgacaaaaaaaaaaagtcgcaAAATAAACTAAATTCTTGGTTtgtctatttgaaaaaatccatAAGTTGATAGTACATTacggatttttaaagatataattgcAGGTAATCGGATAAAACCTATCTATGCTTCAAttatttacatgatttattacTTGTATTTAATCAGGGGCGAAACATCTCAGAGCACGCGTGTAACGAGGGCGAAACCACCCAGTTCCTCTTATatagagacagaggaccagtcaacagacagacagaacagACGACAGTAGACGTGATGAAGTCGGAGAAAAACTAGGTCTGGAAGAAGAGATATAGAGACCTACACATCAGGGAGTTTAATTTCATATACCAACTCATAAGATTGGAATCACAAAAGTGTTCCTCCGATCACACACATATTATAACATCAATTCATATGTCAAACGTTATGTTGAACGGTTCATAAGCCAGACTTCATTTCTGTCGGCTAGTGCATGTTTATCATGATACTCATTAACCTTTTCAATTTAACTAAGATGAATTAGATTATCTTTACTGTCCTTTAACAATTAACTATATGTAGCACAAcgtatcatgcgcggatccggggggggggggggggtacgagGTATTTTTTGGCAGCGCTTAACGCTTGTTTCATACAGGGGGTATTCTAATGTGTATAGAAAATAGACCTCCTGTCTAAAACATGCGCCTGTGGATATTTTCGGTTATTTCAGTATGTATAactaagaaatgaaaaaaaaaaacgaaaagaGGGAATGTTTcggaccccaccctaccccccaccccccacccccaccccgaTCAGCGCATGATGTATTGAATCTCGTTTTGGGGTTACCCGGAAGTTTTATTTAAACTAATCACGTGATTTTAACAGGCTGCCAGGGAGAACCATCAACAAGGAAGTGTAAACAAatggtaaacattaaaaatatgtagCCATTTTGAGTTAAAGGCCTTTATAAAGGTGTGTATAGTTCCTTAAATGCGTTAATTATTGTTAGCTGTTATTTTCTGattgttgaaaatttaaatctaaTGCTTATAATCTTTAATTTGTTTCCATTTAGTATAAACTTTCTATATCAATGAATATTGCTGAAATGTATATCAGCTtactttaattgaaaatgaatgaagaaaatatgaacagattttttgtttgaataacaaaaatggacaaaaacaGCAACCTGTAGCATTTTTTAGGTCACCTAAGTgatttaggtcacctgagtcactcaggtgaccaatTGCAGTTGGTCTTCATTCGTCATCATGACTGTGTGTGTCGTCCGTCATGCCTGCATGACACTGCATGTCTGcattaaattaacaataaattaacaaattttaaaaatcttttctacaccgatacatacatgtatgaaggaaatgcatggttatgatgtacataacaccctctaccaaaatttgGAAATTCATTGCCCCTGGGTCAGGAGTTCAGACTCTAGGGTGGGGCGAAAATgaccatataataaaaatgtattacatcttagaaaatcttcctcTTTATATaatctcatacatgtatatataaacggtatattaattttgttaaaactaaattgtgaaattcttgACCCCTGGTCAGAAGTTTGGGTCCTAGAACGGGGCCAATATatagccatatagtgaaaatgtattaaatcttagaaaatattcttctttatACTAGCTCCAACACATATGgggaaaaaactaaatgcatggttactCATGAACTCCTCTGCCTAAATTGTGAAgctcatgacccctgggtcagaaGTTCAACCCGTAGGTGGGGGGAGGAGGcggcaatatggccatatagagTTAATGcatattgtgttttaaattcttcttctctactctcacacatctgtatgaaaatcTGACTtagtaattataattaaaattatatatatcatgtctcctggagtatgggttttgactgcCTAAGTGGATGTTTAGTGTAGATgcatatataatgtttaaaaattattttctctacTCCCACTCACCTGTAAGGAAACTGAGTAAAGAATGTTTTAGACCAGGAAGCCCactatgaaaatcataaatttCATGTCCTCCGAGGTAGGGGTTCTGACTCTAGAGCAGGGCCAAAATAGTTATATAGTGTTCAAGCATTTACATGTTTAAGAAAATAGTCTTCTTTTAGACTTTACTTCTGCTGATACTGAATAAAAGCTGACTGCATTATTATAAAGAAGGAAAAAAGCcatctatcattttttttttgatttcatGTCTCCAAGTGAAGGGATTTAAATCTAGGGCGGGGCAAAAACACTCAATGACATATATGGTGTATAGGGTAGAGGTTCTTAATGCAGGGTGTGGCCAAAATGGTCAATGagtgttaatatatataatgtttaaaaaaacatctgctgacacaaaataatcaaagtactgatagtactaaaaagcgctaacctagcttggttcaGAAGGAAATTTACTTTGTGCAAGCTTAGTTAGAAAGAAtcgatttgatttttctatatTCCAGCTTCTGTTTAGGcaatatatttcctcatcactgcgtaACTGCAATGATGTATATAAGCCCCACACCTTACATTGTAGATTCACAATAGGCGGAACTTTatattcacaatagcccgtgcaaCTATGTGCGTAAACCCCTGAATCTGGTTCCCTAGCCAGTTTAAGTGATGCATATTTCTGCTGATAGGGGCAGTTTTTTGATGCACCGAAAGTAGACGTCTAAAGACAATAAAGCGCTTAGCTATGCTTAGCACTttaaaaactgactgcatatttagaagaaaaaaaaacctttaagcTGTCATCTTTAATGATATATCATGTCacctacatatacatgtatggcaaGGGTTATGGCTGAGATGGGGTTATAAAtttgtcttattattttattctgctcaggaATTTCTATGAAAGAAATAAGCAAattcacatatttaaaaaagagaaagaatgaaGCTGTCTATCAAAGTTAAGACATTGTTAAACCATTTGGAAAGAGTTCAGtttaatttatcaatgaaaacATATGCACATAAAACAtatcttgaaagttaacaaatataagGAAATTATTatgcctcccccccccccccccccgtttgaAAAAGGCTGATCTGTCTGGTGGTCtttcggtcggtcggtccactaacagtttccgttcattttcttcgcagagaatgagcatattgaaatgaaatttggtatacaggtttatcatgataacaTCTAGGAGAAGTTTGATATTGAGTACGATCGGGCAATtatcgacagagttatgcccattggacataaaaaaattccaattatttgccgTTTCCGcttattttcttcgcagaggatgaacatattgaaataaaaattggtatactggtttatctaaataatatctaggtcaagttcgattttggctacgatcgagcaattttcgacagagttatggcccttggacatagaaaaattccagttatttgcagtttccgttcattttcttcgcagatgatgaacatattgaaatgaaatttcgtatacaggtttatcatggtaatatctaggtcaagtttgattttggatatgatagagcaattttcgacagttATGGCCCTtcgacatagaaaaattccagtgatttgcagtttacgttccttttctttgtggatgtttccaagggaggggggcataagtgtttcacaaacatctctttttttatatcagagtcttgcaccttttcaatatcaggtcatgCACTCTATTATAATTGTAAGTTTTTTGCAAAAGTTATAGGTTTCATtgtcctttttgaaagatttcaggcagggaggtggtctgTACAATATTA
This genomic interval carries:
- the LOC136275110 gene encoding ankyrin repeat domain-containing protein 16-like, whose protein sequence is MVGTEAAQHDDLHYFKNSEIPLNTSYKKSGDTALHIAARCGHATLVEHLLLSGADVECVQILLQFGAQVDSLKGADSVIGECKPRDHGNETPLMLACTKDSIEVIQELVKSGANVSLKNKDGWTPFHIACREGHLGIVHLLYDHNNTVMNTASKNGRTPLHTAALHGCHSVVTFLLSVGPFTEDTTDSSGSTPLMDAIKSDHVEVAQTLISTQKGDLCREDNAGLGPLHLAAQGGCLKSVKFLVESLKVDVNSRSSKGFTPLFVEAKEGQLGVISYLVSAGADVNVTDTKGRTALHIAAGGQQSETCRYLLENGAIIRADNSSLTPGMMASAVCFRKYDPRP